The following nucleotide sequence is from Erinaceus europaeus chromosome 8, mEriEur2.1, whole genome shotgun sequence.
gaaactgCTTTAGGGGCCCTGGAATATTATTAAGGTTCCTTTGGTTCCATCAGGAAATGGAACACATTTGAGCAAAATTACTAATATTAACTATGCTAAAGCATGACTTGCCTTTTCTCGTTGAAGGGATAAGCGCTTTTTCTCCTCTGTTTTTTTGTCTTTGCTGACAGCTTGCTCTGCTTTGTCAGTCTCTTCCTGTTCTTCTGGTTGAGGCTTTGAATCATACTTTAACTTGGGGACAAGTCCACCAATATAGCCGCCTACTAAAGCCTGTACTCCTTCAGTGGGGCGAGAAAGAAAGTTGGCAATACTCTGTTTGGTAGAAACTGGAAGAACTTCAGGTATCCTACTGGAACTTTCAGGCTTGTCCACAGTATGTAAAGAAGGTACTGAGTCTACTTTCTTATCAACCAGGACATCAGGATCTAGAGAATTGGATTTCTCTTCAACTTTTTTATCTTCAAGTTCTAATTTATTCTGGGTATGCTTAGTTTCCTTCTTTTCAGACATTTTCCCCTCACGTTTGAAGTATGAATTAATATGAGTTGATAAATAACAGAATGATTCTCCAAATTTTGTGGTTAAATTGTTTGTGTAGCGGAAAGGGCTTCGATTACTTATATCTTCACCTTTATCTGCAATGTGACTTTCCTTTTCTGAAAGAGAACTCTTTCCTGCAGATTTCTCACTATATTTTTTCAGAGAATCAATACTTTGTTtaacatttttctgttttaacCAGTCACTATCTGATACTTTTCTTAATATTTGGAAACTTGGCTTAAATTGTGCTAAACGTGAGATCATTTCATTCTCATTGCCAAAAACAGCCTTTGAAACAGAGTTCAAAGTACTTTTAATACGGGACATACGAATGTTCACTTTTGTAAGTCCCTTGGGAGTAGAAGTACTAAGTTTCAAAATTCCAATATGTAAAGCATGGTTTCTTGGTGAGTAACAGTTCTTACTACATGAATATGCTTCACTTTTGATCCATTTACATCTTATTTTGCTTGTATGAAAACCTCTTTGAAGACTGATATGGCTTATCCTCCAGTAATATTTAGATGAGCACAAGAAATGCAGCTGTTTGTTTCTCTGCTTTCCACAAAGATTTCTTGCATTACTAAGGAGGTAAATATATACATCTATAGTCAAATTAACAGACATAACTTAAAAATCACTTATTTTCTATATGTTATGACTTTCACTTCATTCCTCAATGCTTCATTTAAGAAATGCCATAATTCATGGTCTTACCTaaaatggcaagaaaaaaaaaattaggatcaAGGTAAAACTGAAATTGGGTTAGGCAACACAAAATATATTACTTACAACTTCAGCAACTTGTTTCACAATAACATAGTGTAATATATAGACACTATGGTAGTTACAGAGCTCACCTTCTTATGTTAATTAATCTATCAATACATAAGGCAATGAAAAAAGTGATGTAGGATGTTCCCTGAGAATTAATTTAGGGAAGCCAGTTACAGCACATAATATAGAAAACTATGCTTCCCCCCTTGCTGTTAAATTCCTAAGAGTTTATGTGACACTAGATGAAATGAAATTCTTTGAAAAAAGGATCAGGCTTATACTTCattcattgcaaaaaaaaaaaaaaaaaacaaagaatttttAATCTATACTAGACCTGTTGCTAGATGTGGAGACTACAAATACACATAGGATACTAAGGAACTTTCTCCATCTAGATACAGCTAGAGACAATCATGTAAAAAAGATTTCACTATCCCACtacaagtgttttatttttttaatcacagaCATTAGACTAAGAGAGCAATGTACAACATCTACTGGGCAAGGGGTTCATAACCATAATATAGAAAGAACacatataaataagaaaagaaaggctaATCCAATAGAAACATAGGCAAATTGAGGGGAGAAGTAACCAGAtttctctcagactttgtgagaactatagtggttattgttggagagaagaggggagcaacagaactttagtggtgggaatggtgttcatgggTTATCTTATAAGCCTacaaaccattattaagtcaataataaatttttaaaagaaacataggCAAAGGACATAAACAGTTATAGAAGAATAAATACAAGGAGTGAAATTATGTAAACATcatattaaagaaaaatgtagattttttttcctactaaggtattcactggagctcagtacctttgcgactccaccactcttggtggctttttttttatgatagagagagaaatgggggggtggcaaaaagggaaaagagaaacacacatgTAGCACAgttctaccatttgtgaagcttctcccctgcagaaggggatggggccttgaacctaggtaatgtgtacactctactgggtacaccactgcctcaCCTCAAAAATGCAGATTAAAACACattattctgttctttttattgGTAAAACATAGAAGACTAGAAATATCAAGCAATGATAAGGGGATGGAAAAATAGGACGAAAGGCAATTTGACAATAtctgataaatatttaaaagataaatatttatatctagttgctgttgttggtgcttcattgctcctggtcAACATGTTTTTCaggtaaacagagagagagagggagaagggcaggggaagAACGATAGTACAGTAGTGAGGTATATACTTAAAAATAGTGAAAATGGATGCACAAACATACAGgtgttaaattatatttttaaagatttatctaataacaaagatcacctgagacagcaataagatgagactgggactactttgggaacccaccaactTACCAGTGAGTGGAAACATATGTGGCTCatagatagagaggcacctaaggagagattactgCGTCTAAAACCTGTATGAACTCCAGAGCAGCTGGTAACattctggcagtttgccagttgaggagccacctccagtctgttttaccaacaaaaagaatgTTGAAGGGAGAAgatgactcccctaagactcaccaaatgcaactgtgagtctccattgctactgtcctcagaagctggagcaggagaggggaggccctgtgctaacgtggggtggggacaaagaactgaccaggaaactcaggagaagatctatacccctAGTGTAGTGGtggtctagtggtggggctgtaaaGTGGTAGCCTCTCCACATGGTTCTCCTAATTAgaacacagtgaataattgccttagaacccacagactataaacaggacttgtttaggaACTCACAGGGCCTAACAGTGTTGCCCAGCTTGGTTCAGGCTGCAGTGAAGGTGAATTGAGCCtagagctttggatccatgaactgtgggagtttctttgcataaccactgtgctatctctcccccaccctgcttgatctcttggtcaggaggagtgattaagctaagaagcctattaagAGGTAAAAAGCCTATTAAGAGgtaaaaatccctcaggctcccatatcctacagggaagaaaaagaacaaaagagctttaacagccactgtgcttcagctCAGgagttgagataacattgaaacaattgttaatttccacactgtgaactctttaagtaccttgcttagacacaagtcaatctaggcaagagtgatcagtgaacTGAAAATCAGAGACAGAGGCaactcataacacactatatacaatggttaaaccaagaacactggagaaatgaaccaggacaaaagcccagctaaACCCcctcaaaggtagaagcacagatgAATGagatcaatatccaaacactaattgaggaattagtcacaggagtgaggagagagtttaaaagaattgtcatcacaaatgcagaaacaacaaatgagactctgaaagaaaacaccagctctctcaaggtaattagagagctgaaagctgaaatagctgagctaagagcacaactagctcaacaagctaatacagtatcagagcagggtgataaaacagctgagctacagaaaacaacagaagggagagaggatagaacaaatgaggcagaaaacagaattagcaagatcaaggaggaattagagaaaactaagaaagaagtaagatatctcaaaaagagattaagagatactgaaaacaacaacagagacctatgggatgacttcaaaagaaacaatatatgcattactggcttaccagaggaaaaaagagagggaagggaagaaagcattcttcaggacataatagctgaaaacttctctagtctacacaacatcaaagacataaaatttcaaaaagcccagagggtcccaaacaaattaacccagacttaaagacagcaagatacatcatatttaaaatggaaagagctacagcaatatattaatagcaacacagtaatagtaggggacttcaacaccccactctctcagcttgacagatcatccaggcagaaaatcaataaaaaaaaaattgagggagccgaccgggtggcacacctggttgagtgcacacgttacaatacacaaggacctaggttagagtccctggtccccacctgcagggaaaaagcttcacgagtggtgaagcagggctgcaggtgtcactctgtctctcttcctcttccctctgaatttctggctgtcttgatccaataaataaataaagataaaaaacaaactaaaaagaaaagtaagaactttaaaaaaaaataaaagaaatgaaggagcaaaatgaagagataaactaaaactattggatattttcagagtgaaaatgatgatttcaccattttcagcccatcttggatggagcttgaagaaatttatgctagtgaaataagtcagaaacagaaggatgaatatgggatgatctctcccactggcagaagttaaaaaaaaaaaaagatcagaaaacactaagcagaacttggactggagctggtatattgcaccaaagtaaaaggctctgggtgggtggagagtttgggtcctggaacatgatggcagaaaacctagtgggggtcgtattgttgtgtggaaaactgagaaatgttatgcatcgacaaagtattgtatttattgtcaactctAAGGCactgatcccccaataaagaaaaataaataaagggagttgggtggtagcacaaccgGTAGcacaggttaagtgtatgtggtgtgaagcataaggaccaagttcgagcccccagctccccacctgcaggggagtcgtttcacaggaggtgaagcaggtctgtaggtgtcgaaaaaaaaaagaatgaaagaaaaataagtaaataaaaatagtggggatggaaaatttcttattttatcaTAATAAGGGAATAATAACAGTGGAGGGTCCACAATTTTAAGAAAAATCACAGGcatggctctgtgtgtgtgtgtatatatatatctctgaTGTGCAGAGACTCTAAACAAATGAAAACTAGTCAGAGTTGGATGAGCCCCATGGGATTTTGGCATAATGAACTGAAACTACCTACCACATAGGATAACTTTCAAAGGGCAAGGCAGTGGGACTCCCATACTAAATAACCACTACTAAAGTTTAACTCATAGCCAAAGATTACAAGACATACAAGGAATTGAACCATTATAAGATATCATcaacagggggttgggcggtggcgcagtgggttgagcgcacgtggcgcaaagcacaaggaccagcgttaaggaaccggttccagccccgggctcaccacctgcaagggagtcgcttcacaggcggtgaggcaggtatacaggtgtctatctttctctccctctctctgtcttcccctcctctctccatttctctctgtcccatccaacaacgaacaacatcaacaatggtaataataataaacacaacgaggctacaacaagggcaacaaaaggggaaaaaatggcctccaggagcagtggattcatggtacaggcaccgagcccagcaataaccatggaggaaaaaaaataaaaaattaaaaaattaaaaaaaaagatcatcaaaaaaaaaacagccaaaaGGCAAATGCATAATCAGGATTTAcactaatagaaaaattaaaagctaTAACAAAGAAGCTAGAAATAGGGAAGCAAAAAG
It contains:
- the PNPLA8 gene encoding calcium-independent phospholipase A2-gamma isoform X5, which translates into the protein MSVNLTIDVYIYLLSNARNLCGKQRNKQLHFLCSSKYYWRISHISLQRGFHTSKIRCKWIKSEAYSCSKNCYSPRNHALHIGILKLSTSTPKGLTKVNIRMSRIKSTLNSVSKAVFGNENEMISRLAQFKPSFQILRKVSDSDWLKQKNVKQSIDSLKKYSEKSAGKSSLSEKESHIADKGEDISNRSPFRYTNNLTTKFGESFCYLSTHINSYFKREGKMSEKKETKHTQNKLELEDKKVEEKSNSLDPDVLVDKKVDSVPSLHTVDKPESSSRIPEVLPVSTKQSIANFLSRPTEGVQALVGGYIGGLVPKLKYDSKPQPEEQEETDKAEQAVSKDKKTEEKKRLSLQREKIIARVSIDNRTRALVQALRRTTDPKLCINRVEELTFHLLEFPEGKGVAVKEKIIPYLLRLRQIRDETLQAAVREILALIGYVDPVKGRGIRILTIDGGGTRGVVALQTLRKLVELTQKPVHQLFDYICGVSTGAILAFMLGLFHMPLDQCEELYRKLGSDVFSQNVIVGTVKMSWSHAFYDSQTWENILKDRMGSSLMIETARNPTCPKVAAVSTIVNRGITPKAFVFRNYGHFPGINSHYLGGCQYKMWQAIRASSAAPGYFAEYALGNDLHQKSM
- the PNPLA8 gene encoding calcium-independent phospholipase A2-gamma isoform X4 translates to MSVNLTIDVYIYLLSNARNLCGKQRNKQLHFLCSSKYYWRISHISLQRGFHTSKIRCKWIKSEAYSCSKNCYSPRNHALHIGILKLSTSTPKGLTKVNIRMSRIKSTLNSVSKAVFGNENEMISRLAQFKPSFQILRKVSDSDWLKQKNVKQSIDSLKKYSEKSAGKSSLSEKESHIADKGEDISNRSPFRYTNNLTTKFGESFCYLSTHINSYFKREGKMSEKKETKHTQNKLELEDKKVEEKSNSLDPDVLVDKKVDSVPSLHTVDKPESSSRIPEVLPVSTKQSIANFLSRPTEGVQALVGGYIGGLVPKLKYDSKPQPEEQEETDKAEQAVSKDKKTEEKKRLSLQREKIIARVSIDNRTRALVQALRRTTDPKLCINRVEELTFHLLEFPEGKGVAVKEKIIPYLLRLRQIRDETLQAAVREILALIGYVDPVKGRGIRILTIDGGGTRGVVALQTLRKLVELTQKPVHQLFDYICGVSTGAILAFMLGLFHMPLDQCEELYRKLGSDVFSQNVIVGTVKMSWSHAFYDSQTWENILKDRMGSSLMIETARNPTCPKVAAVSTIVNRGITPKAFVFRNYGHFPGINSHYLGGCQYKMWQAIRASSAAPGYFAEYALGNDLHQKFANY